The nucleotide sequence aattaaattagatttttataaaTGTCACGACTTtttcaacaataattttttgagGCATTATGCATTCAAAATCTTGATGATaagatatttaatattaattctcAACCAACGAGACTAATCCTAAAACATCGTTCAAAGCTTGACATATGAAAAgatattaaaagtaaatttgaatCTCAtgactttttatatatttgaatatacatataaatggtaaaaaaaaaacctccttttatcttttaagtgtTGAGTTAGTTTGGTAAATGCCTCTTTAATAATCAAAGCACACCACATCACTTTATCTCGTGGCATTGGAATTTAACAGAAGCCTCATTTGactatctttaaaaaaaataaaaaaataaaaagtataatctaaatttttctaaaattatattatttctatccaaatttattcattttatacttACTTGCTTTTCTCCTATCttcagttttttttcttttcataacaAGGTTATCTTAATTTAACTATtgcttttataatatttataaatattatttgatattaattttattttaatttttctatgtaATATGTCCTATTGAATAGGGGATAAagtataaatttcttttaatattataaacatgttttaaaaccaTAAGAGTCTTTGAGCCTATAACagataatatctacataattAAATGTAcatcattacaaatggtatcaaaccTCACATATTGGtgtgagagtttgtttggttttataattttatgggACACAATGAGAACTCGTAAGGGGTGTGTGTGAGGATTTGTTTAGTCCCATAAGAgatgtttgtttatttagtttCGTAATCCTATGAAACAATAAAAATGTTGTGTTTGTATGGGGCTGCGAGTCgttacatcatatatatatatatatatatatatatatatatataaattttggcttttaaaatttacatatcaatatattttttggttcattttttcaagtttttattcatttaatatatttttttgaataatttattttataaaacgaTAATTATGGACTCTATCGAACATCATGCTTTAAAattcttatcaaaattttaattatattaaataaaaatgtactattaaatataaaaaaaatatagaaacctaTATCTAATGCCCAAtacaacataataataataacaataacaatgataataataatatatgtgtCAAACTATTAATAATTAGTATTTATCgtaagactatgtttgattcACATAAAATCGAGGGAAAGtgtaaaaaagagaaaataaataaaaaaaggcataatgaaaaaataaaaaatggatttaaagctaataaattatttttttaagcgagttcaaactcattttatacatttttatatttcatataaaagttaaagaatttaagaatttatcaaattttaattaattttaattatatttaattttcttttgtactATTTAGGACTAGATgatacataaaaaattatttcccttaatattttttctttaatattgtATAGAAACTaagatggtgtttttttttttattatttattctaaataaaactttaatgtttaataacGTTAAatgttaagttatttgtttttgtagtattttatttctattaagtattaaaaagtaaagaaagactaatatgttattttttatatttagaaaaatttaaatattttaattttttatattcaataaaaattttataataaatcatgaaaaaatagaaaaaaaataatctaaattataaaaatatatatttttttaacaaaaagtcaaaaaaataaacactctTTTAGTATAACTTAAGTCCATAATCCCTTTATAAATATGTCTAAACAAGTACGTacacaaatataaataagataataaatctcctatagtttattttatattttattaatttcaacagataaaatcaaatattaattcaattttcaaacttcaatATTTGAAACGgtaatagaaaatataagtCATAGCCGCCGGGACATGACTTTGTCATAACATTAAAAGAAAGGGACATTTTAAggtcaattaaaaaaaaaggccatGTAAAAATGGTTTAATCTACTTATATCTTATTTGAGACATAATCGTCAAAGGCTTACGTTCGAAGTTTGCATTTAAAAAAACGAGAAGATTTAGATCACTGTGAGTATGATGGACACTTCTCACCCATTCATGCAAATAATGCATAGAAAACGGCAGACGCATAGCTCTGCTACGATTATTATTAAACGTATCTCTATTTGCTACAAGTGTCTGTAGATATTTATCATTTAGGAGATGCGTATAGCAGGGAAAAGAAGTCTGTCCGCTGTCCCATACCAGAAGGGCCAAGTCAAAGCAACCGGGCCAGCTACGTTGGGCGACGTGGTTGCTGCCGCCCCACATATCGCGGTGGGTAGGTGGAGCTTCAATTTTCGCTTAATTTTCTAACAAGGAACGTTGGGATCATCGCTGGGAGTATTCACACGTTCAGCGAACTTCCTTTCCTCTCATGATGGTGGTCTCGTGTATTTGTTCAGACGGTCCGAGGTACATTAAATTTTACGACCACTTGGAAGCTGAAATCgtggaaaaaatattaattaattcgGAATAATGAAACGTGGATGAGTATTAGGAGGGTTGGGGTTGATTTTGTTCTCTCTCTAGAACTATGATACACAATTCAACACACTTTCCAACTTAGAGAGGGGATCCACGTTGCGTGTGATTTTCACACGTGGATAAATTGTTGAAggataacaaatttttaatgaCATTTTAATTAATATGTAACGCTTCCAAAGAAAAACACTTATACGGGTCAAACAAATCCCCACATTGAACTCTTAAAGAAAAACACTTATATGGGATCAAATAAATCCCCCGTTTTGACCTAAAAAGGCTTCacgattttaaaatatgtttataaaattaaaagaagttcatgtttatataatatcaaaaactTTTCATTTATTCGAGGATGTTATgtaataaatcttaaaaatatgtataaaaaaaaggaaaataaaaaaaattaaataaataatatttttttaaaataataattttattttatttttcaaataaatgaaagaagaaaaaatgaatattgaaatttctcagtcttttgttttatattctttCCTGAAGCAAACGAAGTCAACATGATGTTTCTTTTTAAGCTCATCTCGTCCGTTGAAACGATCAGTGGTTCATAAAAAGGAAcgtgttattattttataatatatatatattttttaaaaaaggtataaaatgaaaatattattagaaaaaggtgaaaaaaaaaaggctcggTACGGCGGCGAAGGTCAACTTAGTGAGAAAAGCCGAACAGTGGGAAGTGGGAACACGCGAAAGAGGAGGGTCATGGCTCGCGACCGTTTCCAAATTTCTATTTCGTGTCCCAACAAAAACCACCACCACCTCGACTGTCAATACGGCGTCGTAAAGAGACCTCCACACGAACATTCTCTGTTATCACTTCTTCACCCTCTATCCCCACCATCGTCTCTTCGAACCTGGATCCATCTCCAACGACTCTGTTTTGTGTCTGATATTTCCGGCGACGAGGtggttatttttttatgttttattattcaGTTAATCGATTGATGATTTGGTTAATTTTGGTGATTTGGTTTGAATTTGATGGATGCTGCATTTTTTACTCGAACTTCTGCTGAATTGAGCTTGTTTCAGCTGAATTTTTATGGATTGCGGCTTGATTGAATGATCCCTAGCTTGATTTCCCAACGAAGCAAGAAATGATTTGAATTTGGATTGTTTGTTAGATTTgttgatttgaatttgaattgtttGTTAGATTTGTTGAAGCTGAGGTTGGTTCAATTGAGCTAGTATTTTTGGTTTGAATTTGACAGATGCTGCATTTTTTTACTTGAACTTCTACCGAATTGAGCTTGTTTCAGCTGAATTTTACTGATTCCGACTTGGTTGAACAAGCCCTAGCTTGATTTCCCAGCAACCAATGATTTGAATTTGCATTGTTTTGGTGGATTTGaatcttttgtttgatttgttgAAGCTGAGGTTGGTTCAATTGAGCTagtatttccctttttttttttttttttttttttctgagtttTAGTTCATATGGATTTGCATTTTGtgttttgaaatatataattaCTGATATTTCAGAGTATCAAAGATTATAGTCTACTAACTATCTATACAACCTGGAAAATTGCAGTGGTATATTGCAAACAGTTATGAGTTGTAGCTGCTTTGGTGTCTCAACTGCAGATAGCAAAGGAAAAGGCAATCGTGCTTCCCAAACAATAGATGGTAAGGATTACATTTCtcacattttatattatatGGATTATAGCAGAACTTCAATAGTTAATTTATTGGTAACAAGAGGActgcaaattttttattttcatttgcccTTAATTCAGGTGGAATTTTAGTTCTTTGCATTCTAAATCTTTAGAACAATATCTAGATCTTTTTGGTCCATTTTTTTAACCTCATAGGTATGATGCTTTTAGGTTTTCAATTGATATTGAATGAGTTCATTGTGTTCTTCGTAGTGcttgaaataaatttatcatgCATATGGTAGCAATTAACTGAGTCAATCTATTCTTCTCAACTTGCATGTAAAATAAGGGCATTTTAGGACTTAGGTAATCTCTTCTATTTATGGTGATTTCTTTACAGTAATTTGTGGTAGACTTTTGGCACTATTAGTATTCTTTGTGATGCCATGTGTCAAGATTCCATATGTTCCTTCAGtatgatttgattttcatttttgtccttttttgtGTTGACTAGGGAATTTGCTTGAGAAAACCAAACAGATCTCcttcaatgaattaaaaaagGCAACAGATAATTTTCATCCAAGCAGTAAGATAGGGCGAGGAGGATTTGGAACTGTCTATAAGGTACTCAGTTTTACTGATGGTGCTTTATGTAATGATGCTTATGTAGAATTGATGAGTATGCTACCCCTTTGAAAGAGTcgaatttttgttaaatattcttTGAAGGTACTCATACAACCATGTAAATGTTGCTCCTGGTTCCAATATTTCCAGTTTTGCATGTCAATTCATGGACATTGTTCTTGATGAGTTACATAATAGACATGTTGGAAGGATATGATCTTCTTACTCCGGTTTGTTCATTAATCAAGTAAAGGTCGGGTTTGTAGGTTGATGAGAACTGATCATCCAACAAAGATAGAAACCCAAGGATGATCTGAAATGTTCATCCATATGCTCCATCTGGGCTTCTGAAAGACGTAAACATACAATTTTCTGATTATGTTACCGTGCACATCAATTGATAGGTTTACAGCATTAGTGGAATCCTTGTAATAAAGTTTTTACTTTGCACATATATTGATAGGTTCGCAACAGAATTTTCATGAGGGATCAAAATctcatgttttctaaaataagggAACTCTCTTGCTAGACATGATGCATATACTTCCCTTATCAACATGATGCATGCTAATTCAcaaatattatgtttattaaacTACTAACTTAACCTAAAAGCTTGAAGTGTTAGGTAATAGGTTCATACCCAACAATGTTAAAGAAAATCACCCAGAAATAGGTACTCAGTTTCATAACTGCCCTGTAGTTTCCTTTACTAGTTTAAGTGATTCTTTTGTTTTGTGACTTTTGTCAAACTTTATGCTTTCTGTTTTCATGGCTGGTCCTTGGAGGACTGACAAAgtatggtattttttttttctctttgttaaCTGAGatcataagaaatataaaaatggtTTCTATTCATCCTTGCTCATAAATCATAACACCTTCCAATATTGTGATTTTGCTAGGGAACACTCAAAAATGGAAGAGAAGTTGCTGTGAAGATGCTTTCTACTTCATCAAAGCAGGGGTTGCGTGAATTTTTAACTGAGATCAATACTATATCAAATGTCAGGCACCCAAACCTTGTTGAATTAATTGGGTGTTGTGTTCATGGAAATAACAAGATTTTGGTCTATGAATATGTAGAAAATAACAGCGTCGATCAAGTACTATTAGgtaaattcaacaaaatttagtGTAAAAATTGAACTTACAATCTTTATACACAAGTATAGCTCTTGTTCTTCTTATACTTGCAGGTCATAAAATTATACTGGACTGGGGAAAAAGATCTGCTATTTGCATGGGTACTGCTAGGGGTCTTGCATTCCTTCACGAGGAACTTGTGCCACATATTGTGCACAGAGACATCAAAGCTAGTAATATTCTTCTAGAAAAAGACTTTTCCCCGAAAATTGGAGACTTTGGGTTGGCAAAACTATTCCCAGATGACATCACCCACATCAGCACAAGAATAGCAGGAACAACGTATGTACTCTTTCGAATCTCCAATTGACTGTTATCTGTCTTTTGATATTTAATTGTCCTTGCTCCTAGTCAGCAACTCATTAGCTTCTTACTGCAAGATTTTGTTTCCTATAGTTGCTATTTTAGACAAAGTACTGACTAGTGTGCTGCACAGAAATAAGTTTACTCTCTGGAGCTTGGAGCTTCCAGCTTAGAATATAGATGCTATTTGTCCTGCAATGGGTGAAATCAAGAGTGTCATGTTCTACACTGCTGGGTTTTTGAAGAGAAAACTAGGACATCATAGTTTACAATAGATATCATTGCTTGAGACTCTGCCTTTAGAAAGATAGAAGACATATAATGAACACACATAATATGTGAAAAAAGCACCCGAGTTGGAGTATAAAGTAGATAGTAAGTGAGATAAAAAGTTGGAAGCCCAAGTACATAATATTTGACAGATGAGGAAGATCATCTTCTTAAAATGAAACTCAAGAGGCACTCATTTCACATGCCTTGCATGATTTGTTAGCAGGATCAGAAACTGCATCAATGAAGCACTGATCCAAAGAAGGGAATTCTCAAGATAATTTGCAGGATCCAAATATAATTACTCCTTTAACATGTTTATATCTCCTTAAATCTGATCCTTCATCAGGACTTCAAATTTTGGACAGCTTGATTGATGATGTGCATatccattttctaaaaaaaatgagattgtcaatttatttttcttccaaaaaccaaatcaGAGATTGAAGAGTTGttccatttcttttctcttgTTTATACCTTTTCATGTTGATTCCCAGTTGCAAATAGGAGATTATGTTTTAACTGATcttttaagagatttttttcctcttattctCTTTTCAAAGTATCTCTGACATGCCTTTGACTCTCCAAAGACATTAAGATCTTTGTGGGACTTGGAACATGATGATATAAAGATTGGAAAGCATTTTGGAACCTTGTTGGAATGTGTTTCATGGCCATGGAAGGAAAAATATACCAATTCATATCTTGGTTTTGTTCCATGCAGTGGTTATTTGGCGCCAGAATATGCATTGGGTGGTCAATTAACTATGAAGGCTGATGTGTACAGCTTTGGTGTCCTTGTACTCGAGATCATTAGCGGCAAAACCAGTTCACAGGCTAACTTTGAAGGATCGCAGAAGTTTCTCCTGGAATGGGTTTGTTAAATTAAACTGTTTTAACCATATTCTTGGTAGTTTCAGATTTATATTGCTGTTACCCTCATTGGTATATTGGCAGTGCTATTTTgcttttgtcatttcttttttactatttgATTCCTTGGTGATTGCTCACATAATAGATTACCTTCCTGATGATTTTCAAGGTTTAATAAACATGGATTTTCCTAAAACCCATCAATAGgttttcattaaattaaataatctgTTGGAATTTGTGGAACAGAGATAAGTTGTGTCtagttttatttctagcaaTCAGATCTATTGCTTCATGCAATTGGGGTGTTTGTGTTGTGAGGACAAGTATTTTCCTCTCGGAGgacttcaataaaaataaaatatagaggaAGGGAAATAGAAGAAACACTCAATCCTGATAACTGGCAATATtggttttggatttggatttaaAGGATTTAACATTCTATCTggcatttctttcctttttttctttttttttctctccctgTCAGTGTTGCCCTTGAATTATTCATTAGTcatcttcttttctttgatgACCATTGTTTTCTTTAACAGGCTTGGCAGCTTCATATAGAAGGGAGATTCTTGGAGTTAGTGGATCCAGAGTTGGTAGAGTTCCCAGAGGAAGAAGTCATGAGGTATGCGAAAGTAGCCTTCTTCTGCACCCAGGCTGCAGCAAGCAGGAGACCACTAATGAGCCAGGTTGTTGACATGCTCTCAAGGAACATCCGGCTCAATGAGAAGGAACTTACAGCACCAGGCTACTTCCAAACTTCAGATGATGGTAGCCGAAAACCTTCATCTACTGACTCTACTAGCTACCAAATGAGCTCTGTTCCCGTCACCATCACTGAGGTTACCCCTAGATGAAGGATGGAATCCATTACATCTTTGAAATCCTCATTAGGAGGGTGGAGTTTATGCTTCAATTTCCGCAAGATGAAGTTGAAGCTACTTCCAGGACAGGACGGGATTTGTTGCTTTAGAAGAAACCCATTGGTTtataagaacattttttttcttttattgttaagattttgtttctttttttataggtaGAGTAGAAGTGAAGAATTTATGTCGATGCTGTGAATAATGTGATAATGGTGATTTACAGGGGGTGCATGCACCATAAAAGTAGTCTCATGGTTCCATCTCTGTTGTTAAGCTCACATTCAACGATAGCTGAGTCTCtgcactttttattttaatagccGGAATGCAAATATCAAATTTGTTGTTTGGCCAGCATTTTTACATGTGACTTGGTCCGGTTATAATTCATTTTCAGCTAGTGAGAAATGAATAACTTGAATGGGCCTGGAATTAGTACCAGAAATTAGTAACAGCAAAGGAACTTCGATGGGCCTGGAAAAGTAGGGAAAGGGTGCTTGAGTTCAGACTACGAGTTATCCGATTTGCATCTACAAGAAAGCAATAACACAGCCagatttttatggattttacAAAGGATCTCTAGAGCACAAAATTTTGCCACTTAAAACACCAAGAAATGGACCTTTCTTTCGCGAGGGACCAGCAATCTTCTTTAAGAGAATCTCTTGTACAGTGCCTTCTCCAAGCAAAATGCATAATAACAGATCATTTTATCACCGAGCTGCATCCTAACTTCAATGACCATTAAAAGCCATTCTTAATTCTAAATACATCATTCAATGTGATAATCACTTAAGAAACCTAGTTACCACGCTtccaaaatgatgaaaaaccgTTGCAGATCTGGAACTACATGACTCGATGGATTTTGATCTGGAACTACATGATGCTGAcgtttaaactaaaaaaaaaaattgattccatGAATAGTGTGAAACAATGACAATTAGTACATCATGAAGCAACATAAAAACAAGTTTCCACAGTCGTAGCTACTGACTGTGGCGCTAACTACAGCAAATTCTTATTCTCAATAACAAATGGCATGGTGAGATAGTGGGCAATAAGCAATTTAGAACTCGAAAAAAATAGAAGCAAATTACAAAAATTGGGAAGAGAGGAAAATCGTATTGTATGCAATCAAGCAATCGGAGCTGCCTCAGATTCTGTAGCTGTCTGGTCCTCAGCTGCAACAGGGGCTGCTTGTTCAGGTGTGTCAGGAGAACCATTAGAGGTGGCATCTTTGGCAGCAGGGGTAGTCGGTGCTTCTCCAGTGGTGGGTGTAGCATCTTTTCCATCCTTAACATCCTTGGCATTCTTACTATCTTTGTCCTTTCCATCCTTGGCATTCTTCCCATCTTTGGCATCCTTCCCATCTTTGGCATCCTTGGCAGGTGGAGGAGGGGGTGGTAACATATGAGGTGGTGGTGTATGCTTCAGCTTCACCAGTATGTGCCGCATTCTTGAAAGATCAGTGGGCTTCCCTGGCTTTGGTCCCTGGATGACTGTTATTGATGGCTTCTTATCAGGATCCTTCTTGCCTCGCTTCTTCTCGATATTAGGAACCTCATGAGGAATAAGCTCTGCTATTGCTTTCCAATACTGTTTGTCTGCCTCTTTATGGAACTTCTCTTGATTAGCCAAGTATAACTACCCCACACAACCAGTTGTATGATATTAGGAATATGAAAATCAAGTGAGCACAGAAAATTTAAATGTAAGAGGATAAAAGCTCTAGGAAGTAAAtaccttctctc is from Vitis riparia cultivar Riparia Gloire de Montpellier isolate 1030 chromosome 10, EGFV_Vit.rip_1.0, whole genome shotgun sequence and encodes:
- the LOC117923616 gene encoding cold-responsive protein kinase 1-like isoform X1; translation: MSCSCFGVSTADSKGKGNRASQTIDGNLLEKTKQISFNELKKATDNFHPSSKIGRGGFGTVYKGTLKNGREVAVKMLSTSSKQGLREFLTEINTISNVRHPNLVELIGCCVHGNNKILVYEYVENNSVDQVLLALVLLILAGHKIILDWGKRSAICMGTARGLAFLHEELVPHIVHRDIKASNILLEKDFSPKIGDFGLAKLFPDDITHISTRIAGTTGYLAPEYALGGQLTMKADVYSFGVLVLEIISGKTSSQANFEGSQKFLLEWAWQLHIEGRFLELVDPELVEFPEEEVMRYAKVAFFCTQAAASRRPLMSQVVDMLSRNIRLNEKELTAPGYFQTSDDGSRKPSSTDSTSYQMSSVPVTITEVTPR
- the LOC117923616 gene encoding cold-responsive protein kinase 1-like isoform X2; this translates as MSCSCFGVSTADSKGKGNRASQTIDGNLLEKTKQISFNELKKATDNFHPSSKIGRGGFGTVYKGTLKNGREVAVKMLSTSSKQGLREFLTEINTISNVRHPNLVELIGCCVHGNNKILVYEYVENNSVDQVLLGHKIILDWGKRSAICMGTARGLAFLHEELVPHIVHRDIKASNILLEKDFSPKIGDFGLAKLFPDDITHISTRIAGTTGYLAPEYALGGQLTMKADVYSFGVLVLEIISGKTSSQANFEGSQKFLLEWAWQLHIEGRFLELVDPELVEFPEEEVMRYAKVAFFCTQAAASRRPLMSQVVDMLSRNIRLNEKELTAPGYFQTSDDGSRKPSSTDSTSYQMSSVPVTITEVTPR
- the LOC117923616 gene encoding cold-responsive protein kinase 1-like isoform X3; the encoded protein is MGTLKNGREVAVKMLSTSSKQGLREFLTEINTISNVRHPNLVELIGCCVHGNNKILVYEYVENNSVDQVLLALVLLILAGHKIILDWGKRSAICMGTARGLAFLHEELVPHIVHRDIKASNILLEKDFSPKIGDFGLAKLFPDDITHISTRIAGTTGYLAPEYALGGQLTMKADVYSFGVLVLEIISGKTSSQANFEGSQKFLLEWAWQLHIEGRFLELVDPELVEFPEEEVMRYAKVAFFCTQAAASRRPLMSQVVDMLSRNIRLNEKELTAPGYFQTSDDGSRKPSSTDSTSYQMSSVPVTITEVTPR